One Candidatus Eisenbacteria bacterium DNA window includes the following coding sequences:
- the lpxA gene encoding acyl-ACP--UDP-N-acetylglucosamine O-acyltransferase codes for MPIHPTAVVDPRASIDPTADIGPFVVVDSPVRVGSRTRVMAHAFLTGPRTEIGADNVIHPGAVIGHEPQDVKYAGAPTGLRIGDRNVIREHAEIQRATAPDTWTVVGDDNYFMTRSHVAHNCTIGNQTVIASGALVAGHASVGDQAFVSGNCVVHQYTRIGRLAILRGLSRTSRDVPPFSIMDGTHTVRGINRVGLRRAGFDAARVRALANAFRILFRVRTNLREAMARVEAECRSPDVDELLAFIREAKRGVAMGPPRGGAADGDADDE; via the coding sequence GTGCCGATCCACCCGACCGCCGTCGTCGATCCGCGCGCGAGCATCGACCCCACCGCCGACATCGGCCCTTTCGTCGTAGTCGACTCCCCCGTTCGGGTGGGGTCCCGAACGCGGGTCATGGCGCATGCGTTCCTCACCGGCCCCCGCACCGAGATCGGCGCCGACAACGTGATCCACCCGGGGGCGGTGATCGGGCACGAGCCTCAGGACGTGAAGTACGCCGGCGCCCCGACGGGCCTCCGGATCGGGGATCGCAACGTCATCCGCGAGCACGCCGAGATCCAGCGGGCGACGGCTCCCGACACCTGGACGGTCGTCGGCGACGACAACTACTTCATGACCCGGTCGCACGTGGCCCACAACTGCACGATCGGGAACCAGACCGTCATCGCGAGCGGCGCGCTCGTCGCCGGCCATGCCAGCGTCGGCGATCAAGCGTTCGTTTCCGGCAACTGCGTCGTGCACCAGTACACCCGCATCGGACGCCTCGCGATCCTGCGCGGCCTCTCGCGGACGAGCCGCGACGTGCCGCCCTTCTCGATCATGGACGGCACGCACACCGTGCGCGGCATCAATCGGGTCGGGCTCCGTCGCGCGGGGTTCGACGCCGCACGCGTGCGTGCGCTCGCGAACGCCTTCCGCATTCTCTTCCGCGTGCGTACGAATCTCCGCGAGGCGATGGCCCGGGTCGAGGCCGAGTGCCGCTCGCCCGACGTCGACGAGCTGCTGGCGTTCATTCGCGAGGCCAAGCGCGGCGTTGCGATGGGGCCGCCCCGGGGCGGCGCGGCCGACGGCGACGCGGACGACGAGTAG
- the yacG gene encoding DNA gyrase inhibitor YacG encodes MRGEDPAADLARSALRRRRRPGACRACWSDCDPRNSCSGVRCSANGRAVNPVWQARGAGGRLSEVQPRRCPICRREIVSKEEPHRPFCSERCRLLDLSAWISDRYRIAGEPLSARDPADDEPS; translated from the coding sequence GTGCGAGGAGAGGATCCTGCAGCAGATCTTGCGCGATCCGCGCTGCGGAGGCGACGACGTCCTGGAGCGTGCCGAGCGTGTTGGTCGGATTGCGATCCCCGGAACTCATGTTCCGGCGTACGGTGCTCCGCGAACGGACGCGCTGTCAATCCGGTTTGGCAGGCGCGCGGCGCGGGAGGTAGACTTTCCGAAGTGCAACCCCGCCGCTGCCCGATCTGCCGCAGAGAGATCGTGTCAAAGGAAGAACCACACCGACCTTTCTGTTCCGAGCGGTGCCGTCTCCTCGATCTGTCGGCGTGGATCTCGGACCGCTACCGCATCGCCGGCGAGCCCCTGTCCGCTCGCGACCCGGCCGACGACGAGCCGTCCTGA
- a CDS encoding uroporphyrinogen-III synthase — MSAGLRIVAFEARRAEELASMLERHGAIVTRAPALREAPLATSPATDALRRGLEQGAVGALVLLTGVGTRALARLVPDLPALVARTPIVARGPKPLAALRELGIPGAIAVPSPNTWREVLPVVDGLGLASGSLVAVQEYGSPPRNLYDGLAARGLRVLAVPVYEWALPEDTRALRAGIDAIVRGDADVAVFTSAVQIAHAFAVAGDVDALRRELGRVVVASVGPVCSEALDAHGVAVDLEASPPKLGPLVALVAREAVARAAAKRRA; from the coding sequence ATGTCCGCGGGCCTCCGCATCGTCGCCTTCGAGGCGCGCCGCGCCGAGGAGCTGGCGAGCATGCTCGAGCGCCACGGGGCGATCGTCACGCGTGCGCCCGCGTTGCGCGAGGCGCCGCTCGCCACGTCGCCGGCGACCGACGCGCTTCGCCGTGGGCTCGAGCAGGGGGCCGTCGGCGCCCTGGTGCTCTTGACCGGCGTCGGCACGCGGGCGCTCGCACGCCTGGTTCCCGACCTGCCGGCACTCGTCGCGCGGACCCCGATCGTCGCCCGCGGGCCGAAGCCGCTCGCCGCCCTGCGCGAGCTCGGCATCCCGGGTGCGATCGCCGTCCCGTCGCCGAACACCTGGCGCGAGGTGCTGCCGGTCGTGGACGGGCTCGGGCTGGCGAGCGGAAGCCTCGTCGCCGTGCAGGAATACGGCTCGCCGCCGCGCAACCTCTACGACGGCCTCGCGGCCCGTGGCCTGCGCGTGCTGGCGGTTCCCGTCTACGAATGGGCGCTTCCCGAGGACACGCGCGCGCTGCGCGCCGGCATCGACGCCATCGTGCGAGGCGACGCCGACGTGGCCGTCTTCACGAGCGCCGTGCAGATCGCGCACGCCTTCGCAGTGGCCGGCGACGTGGACGCGTTGCGCCGCGAACTGGGACGCGTCGTCGTCGCGTCGGTGGGGCCGGTCTGCTCGGAGGCGTTGGACGCGCACGGGGTCGCCGTCGATCTCGAGGCGAGCCCGCCGAAGCTGGGCCCGCTCGTCGCCCTCGTCGCGCGGGAGGCGGTCGCGCGCGCCGCGGCCAAGCGACGCGCCTAG
- the hemE gene encoding uroporphyrinogen decarboxylase: protein MVQPPPFLAACRREPVPFTPVWLMRQAGRYMAEYRSVRARYGFLELCKTPEAAAEVTVTAVERLGVDAAIIFADILLVLEPLGASIEFTAGDGPVIRTRIASAADVDRLRPVAPGALEYVAESVRRARAALEVPLIGFAGAPFTLASYLIEGGSSRSFLATKRFMHDDPGAWRALMERLVVAVRDYLNLQIAAGADAVQLFDSWVGCLAPADYRTFVLPHMRELIAGITRGVPVIHFGTDTAGLLDCQRAAGGDVIGLDWRVDLDAAWARLGYDVAVQGNLDPAVLFAPLADIRRAVARILGQAARRPGHVFNLGHGILPDTPVANVQALVEMVHELSAVR, encoded by the coding sequence GTGGTGCAGCCGCCCCCGTTCCTCGCGGCCTGCCGCCGCGAGCCCGTCCCGTTCACCCCGGTGTGGCTCATGCGGCAGGCGGGCCGGTACATGGCCGAGTACCGGAGCGTGCGTGCGCGCTACGGGTTTCTCGAGCTCTGCAAGACGCCCGAGGCGGCGGCCGAGGTGACGGTGACGGCGGTCGAGCGCCTCGGCGTCGACGCGGCCATCATCTTCGCCGACATCCTGCTCGTGCTGGAGCCGCTCGGGGCGTCGATCGAGTTCACGGCCGGCGACGGCCCCGTGATCCGCACGCGCATCGCGAGCGCGGCCGACGTCGATCGCTTGCGGCCGGTCGCGCCCGGTGCGCTCGAGTACGTGGCCGAGTCCGTCCGCCGCGCGCGCGCCGCTCTCGAGGTGCCGCTCATCGGGTTCGCGGGCGCGCCGTTCACGCTCGCGTCGTACCTGATCGAGGGCGGCAGCTCGCGGAGCTTCCTCGCCACCAAGCGCTTCATGCACGACGATCCCGGCGCGTGGCGCGCGCTCATGGAGCGGCTCGTGGTGGCGGTGCGCGACTACCTGAACCTGCAGATCGCCGCCGGCGCCGACGCCGTCCAGCTCTTCGACAGCTGGGTCGGCTGCCTCGCACCGGCCGACTACCGCACGTTCGTGCTGCCGCACATGCGCGAGCTGATCGCCGGCATCACGCGCGGCGTGCCGGTGATCCACTTCGGCACCGACACCGCGGGCCTTCTCGATTGCCAGCGGGCGGCGGGCGGCGACGTCATCGGCCTCGACTGGCGCGTCGACCTCGACGCGGCCTGGGCACGGCTCGGCTACGACGTCGCCGTGCAGGGCAACCTCGATCCCGCCGTGCTGTTCGCCCCCCTCGCCGACATCCGCCGCGCCGTCGCGCGCATTCTCGGTCAGGCCGCGCGGCGTCCCGGGCACGTCTTCAACCTGGGGCACGGCATCCTTCCCGACACGCCGGTCGCGAACGTGCAGGCGCTGGTCGAGATGGTGCACGAGCTCTCGGCGGTGCGCTGA
- the hemH gene encoding ferrochelatase, with translation MPADAVLLLAFGGPTAPDEIRPFLENVTRGRRIPAERLDAVAHHYELIGGRSPMNELTFRQADGLRRALGSLPVYVGMRNWAPYIADVVAEMTRNGVRRAVGLVLSPHANEASRERYVEAVAEARARAGARAPEVAWVSTWHVHPRFIEAVAACVATARSTLPADRRTAAAVVFTAHSVPVATAAVSPYEREIAETATAVAAALGVSDWQVAYQSRSGNPRDPWLEPDVNDVLRALRARGARDVVVAPIGFVCDHVEVLYDLDVEARQTACDVGLGFVRASAVNDHPAFVAMLADVVRSAGG, from the coding sequence ATGCCGGCCGACGCCGTGCTGCTACTCGCCTTCGGCGGGCCGACCGCGCCCGACGAGATCCGCCCGTTCCTCGAAAACGTGACGCGTGGGCGGCGTATCCCGGCCGAGCGACTCGATGCCGTGGCGCATCACTACGAGCTCATCGGCGGGCGCTCGCCCATGAACGAGCTGACCTTCCGGCAGGCCGACGGCCTCCGCCGCGCACTGGGGTCGCTTCCCGTCTACGTCGGCATGCGGAACTGGGCGCCGTACATCGCCGACGTCGTGGCGGAGATGACGAGGAACGGCGTGCGGCGGGCCGTCGGGCTCGTGCTCTCGCCGCACGCGAACGAGGCGAGCCGCGAGCGCTACGTCGAGGCCGTCGCCGAGGCGCGAGCCCGTGCCGGCGCGCGGGCGCCCGAGGTCGCGTGGGTCTCGACGTGGCACGTGCACCCGCGATTCATCGAGGCCGTCGCCGCCTGCGTCGCGACGGCGCGCAGCACGCTCCCCGCCGACCGGCGGACCGCTGCGGCGGTCGTCTTCACCGCCCACAGCGTCCCGGTCGCGACCGCCGCCGTCTCGCCCTACGAGCGCGAGATCGCCGAGACGGCCACGGCCGTCGCCGCGGCGCTCGGCGTATCCGACTGGCAGGTCGCCTATCAGAGCCGCAGCGGCAATCCCCGCGATCCCTGGCTCGAGCCCGACGTCAACGACGTGCTGCGCGCGCTCCGGGCCCGCGGGGCGCGCGACGTCGTCGTGGCGCCGATCGGCTTCGTGTGCGACCACGTCGAGGTGCTGTACGACCTCGACGTCGAAGCGCGGCAGACGGCGTGCGACGTCGGGCTCGGCTTCGTGCGCGCGAGCGCGGTCAACGACCACCCGGCGTTCGTCGCGATGCTCGCCGACGTCGTGCGGAGCGCCGGCGGGTGA
- the hemG gene encoding protoporphyrinogen oxidase, which translates to MTRVVVVGGGIAGLAAALRVAERAPDATLTLLEAGARLGGTIATVRDGGFTIETGPDSFITEKPWALELCDRLGIAGDLVGTREDDRRTYVARGDRLHPLPDGFLLLAPTSLWPLARSSLFSWPGKLRMGLDLVLPRRPSDGDETLASFVRRRLGREALDRVADPLASGIYTGDPERLSVAATMPRFRDLEAKHRSIILGLRRSTATRGVAGARYGLFVAHRDGMGALIDALAARLPRGVVRTDARVDTLAREGGAWALRAGGERVVADAVVLACPAYVAAALLGATAAPLADALGTIAYASSAIVTLGVRTRDLPNGLPGFGFVVPAVDRRDILACTFSSRKWPGRAPEGFDLLRTFVGGVRRPELVAADDATLVTAARRELGRFLGLTAEPVLARVDRWPRAMPQYDVGHLSRMQTIVGQVATLRGLALAGGGYHGIGIPDCVHSGESAADAVLGPR; encoded by the coding sequence GTGACGCGCGTCGTCGTCGTCGGAGGCGGCATCGCCGGGCTCGCCGCGGCGCTGCGGGTCGCCGAGCGCGCGCCGGACGCGACGCTGACGCTCCTCGAAGCGGGGGCGCGTCTCGGCGGCACGATCGCGACCGTCCGCGACGGCGGCTTCACGATCGAGACCGGTCCCGACTCGTTCATCACCGAGAAGCCGTGGGCGCTCGAGCTCTGCGACCGGCTCGGCATCGCGGGCGACCTCGTGGGGACGCGCGAGGACGATCGCCGGACGTACGTCGCCCGCGGCGACCGGCTCCATCCGCTGCCGGACGGGTTCTTGCTGCTGGCGCCGACGTCGCTCTGGCCGCTCGCCCGATCGTCGCTCTTCTCGTGGCCGGGGAAGCTGCGCATGGGACTCGATCTCGTCCTGCCGCGCCGGCCGAGCGACGGCGACGAGACGCTCGCGTCGTTCGTCCGCCGCCGGCTCGGGCGCGAGGCGCTCGACCGGGTCGCGGATCCGCTCGCGTCGGGCATCTATACCGGGGACCCCGAGCGTCTGTCCGTGGCCGCCACGATGCCCCGCTTCCGCGACCTCGAAGCGAAGCATCGCAGCATCATCCTGGGGCTGCGGCGCTCGACCGCGACGCGCGGCGTGGCCGGTGCCCGCTACGGCCTGTTCGTCGCGCACCGCGACGGAATGGGCGCGCTGATCGACGCGCTCGCGGCGCGTCTTCCGCGCGGCGTCGTGCGGACCGACGCCCGCGTCGACACGCTCGCGCGCGAGGGCGGCGCGTGGGCGCTGCGGGCCGGCGGCGAGCGCGTCGTCGCCGACGCCGTCGTCCTCGCATGCCCGGCGTACGTGGCCGCGGCGCTCCTCGGTGCGACCGCGGCGCCGCTCGCCGACGCGCTCGGCACGATCGCCTACGCATCGTCGGCCATCGTCACCCTGGGCGTCCGGACGCGGGATCTGCCGAACGGACTGCCGGGCTTCGGGTTCGTCGTGCCGGCCGTCGACCGCCGGGACATCCTCGCGTGCACCTTCTCGAGCCGGAAGTGGCCGGGCCGCGCGCCCGAGGGGTTCGATCTCCTGCGCACGTTCGTGGGCGGCGTGCGACGTCCCGAGCTCGTGGCGGCCGACGACGCGACGCTCGTCACCGCCGCGCGGCGCGAGCTCGGTCGTTTCCTCGGTCTCACCGCCGAACCCGTGCTGGCGCGCGTCGACCGCTGGCCGCGCGCGATGCCGCAGTACGACGTGGGACATCTCTCGCGCATGCAGACCATCGTCGGCCAGGTGGCGACGCTGCGCGGGCTCGCGCTCGCGGGCGGCGGCTATCACGGCATCGGCATTCCGGACTGCGTGCACAGCGGCGAGAGCGCGGCCGACGCCGTGCTCGGCCCGCGGTGA
- a CDS encoding LLM class flavin-dependent oxidoreductase has translation MEVGVYLPQVGYTWDALRERVVACDHEGIGSVWFMDHLYPPAFPRVPSFEAWTTAAALAVVTRRIRLGHLVLANGFRHPALLAKMATTLDHASGGRLSLGLGSGSYAQEFGEFGLPFGSDAERAQELDEALTVVRRLFTEDVVTFHGRHYRLDRAPSLPRPVQRPHPPIHVGGAGPKRTLPVVARHADVWNCPTYALGVLEERRARLHDECRRIGRDPATLRVTEEAVLALVARRDQVDAARADALRRFGGPGWAFETHGYCGTPDDVLRRLESRRRIGVDGVVFFLHDRGEGETIRLLAREVIGAL, from the coding sequence ATGGAGGTCGGCGTCTACCTGCCGCAGGTCGGCTACACGTGGGATGCGCTGCGCGAGCGCGTGGTCGCCTGCGATCACGAGGGCATCGGCTCGGTGTGGTTCATGGACCACCTCTATCCGCCGGCGTTCCCGCGCGTGCCGTCGTTCGAAGCCTGGACGACGGCGGCGGCGCTCGCGGTGGTGACGCGTCGCATTCGCCTGGGGCACCTCGTGCTCGCGAACGGATTTCGCCACCCCGCGCTGCTCGCCAAGATGGCGACCACGCTCGACCACGCGAGCGGCGGTCGCCTGTCGCTCGGGCTCGGCAGCGGCTCGTACGCGCAGGAGTTCGGCGAGTTCGGCCTGCCGTTCGGCTCGGACGCCGAGCGCGCCCAGGAGCTCGACGAAGCCCTTACGGTGGTGCGGCGCTTGTTCACCGAGGACGTCGTCACCTTCCACGGCCGCCACTACCGCCTCGACCGTGCGCCGAGCTTGCCCCGCCCGGTCCAGCGCCCCCATCCGCCGATCCACGTCGGCGGCGCGGGCCCGAAGCGCACGCTTCCCGTCGTCGCGCGCCACGCCGACGTCTGGAACTGCCCCACGTACGCCCTGGGTGTGCTCGAGGAGCGCCGCGCACGGCTCCACGACGAGTGCCGGCGCATCGGCCGCGATCCGGCGACGCTGCGCGTGACCGAGGAGGCGGTGCTGGCGCTGGTTGCGCGCCGCGACCAGGTCGACGCCGCACGCGCGGACGCCCTGCGACGGTTCGGCGGCCCCGGATGGGCCTTCGAGACGCACGGCTACTGCGGCACGCCCGACGACGTTCTCAGACGACTCGAGTCACGCCGGCGGATCGGCGTCGACGGCGTCGTGTTCTTCCTGCACGATCGGGGCGAGGGGGAGACGATCCGCCTTCTCGCGCGCGAAGTGATCGGAGCGCTGTAG
- a CDS encoding DJ-1/PfpI family protein produces the protein MSQPGPPRTLGVLLFPDFELLDVFGPLEAFGNLVMREHYRVLLVAERAGPVASAQLARAVADHGFADCPRLDVLLVPGGLGTRREVDNAALTEWIAARAVEAEIVTSVCTGAALLARAGVLDGHRATTNKRAFEWVVSQGPRVQWVHRARWVDDGKFVTSSGVTAGIDMALALIARTVGEAAAERIARLMEYEWHRNPDDDPFAR, from the coding sequence ATGTCGCAGCCAGGCCCCCCGCGCACCCTCGGCGTCCTGCTCTTCCCCGACTTCGAGCTGCTCGACGTGTTCGGCCCCCTCGAGGCGTTCGGGAATCTGGTCATGCGGGAGCACTATCGCGTCCTGCTGGTCGCCGAGCGGGCGGGGCCGGTCGCGAGCGCGCAGCTCGCCCGCGCCGTCGCGGATCACGGCTTCGCCGATTGCCCGCGGCTCGACGTGCTCCTCGTGCCCGGCGGCCTCGGCACGCGGCGCGAGGTCGACAACGCCGCGCTCACTGAATGGATCGCCGCGCGTGCCGTCGAAGCGGAGATCGTGACCTCCGTCTGTACCGGGGCGGCGCTGCTCGCGCGGGCGGGCGTGCTCGACGGCCACCGCGCCACGACCAACAAGCGCGCCTTCGAGTGGGTCGTGTCGCAGGGACCGCGGGTGCAGTGGGTGCACCGCGCGCGGTGGGTGGACGACGGAAAGTTCGTCACCTCGTCGGGCGTGACGGCCGGCATCGACATGGCGCTCGCCCTGATCGCCCGCACCGTCGGCGAAGCCGCGGCCGAGCGCATCGCGCGCCTCATGGAATACGAGTGGCACCGCAACCCCGACGATGATCCGTTCGCCCGCTGA
- a CDS encoding CoA transferase, whose amino-acid sequence MARALEGVRVVEVAQWWFVPSGGAVLADWGADVVKIEHPVTGDPQRGLVTSGYFPPTGGVNFMMEQSNRGKRSVGLDLAHPRGREVLYRLCKDADVFLTNFLPAARRKLEIDVEHIRKVNPNIIYARGHGHGVRGPDVEKGGYDAASFWSRGGIAHALTRADAAAPTMQRAAFGDSAGGMTTAGGIAAALFRRARTGEPSIVDVSLLGTAMWILAPDIVLARFTDQEMPAFDRTQAPNPIVNSYKTKDGRWLFLNMLQPDRFWADLCRHIDRPDMIADPRFENGMARFQNREECVRELEKTFASRTLDDWRRKLDDVEGVWAPMQTAKEVGQDAQVIANGYLSEVDVGDGTKFTLVASPVQFDETTPALRPGPDMGQHTEEVLLALGYSWEDLASLKEAGAIS is encoded by the coding sequence ATGGCTCGTGCACTCGAAGGCGTTCGCGTAGTCGAAGTCGCGCAGTGGTGGTTCGTACCCTCCGGGGGCGCGGTGCTCGCCGACTGGGGCGCCGACGTCGTCAAGATCGAGCACCCCGTGACCGGCGATCCGCAGCGCGGGCTGGTGACGTCCGGGTACTTCCCACCCACCGGCGGGGTCAACTTCATGATGGAGCAGTCGAACCGCGGCAAGCGCAGCGTCGGGCTCGATCTCGCGCATCCGCGCGGGCGCGAAGTGCTCTACCGGCTCTGCAAGGACGCCGACGTGTTCCTCACGAACTTCCTGCCGGCCGCGCGCCGCAAGCTCGAGATCGACGTCGAGCACATCCGCAAGGTGAACCCGAACATCATCTACGCGCGCGGCCACGGCCACGGCGTGCGCGGCCCGGACGTCGAGAAGGGCGGCTACGACGCGGCGTCGTTCTGGTCGCGCGGCGGCATCGCCCACGCGCTCACGCGTGCCGACGCCGCGGCGCCGACCATGCAGCGCGCTGCGTTCGGCGACTCGGCGGGCGGGATGACGACCGCCGGTGGCATCGCCGCCGCGCTCTTCCGGCGCGCGCGCACGGGCGAGCCGTCGATCGTCGACGTGTCGCTGCTCGGAACGGCGATGTGGATCCTCGCGCCCGACATCGTGCTGGCGCGGTTCACCGACCAGGAGATGCCGGCCTTCGACCGCACGCAGGCGCCGAACCCGATCGTCAACAGCTACAAGACGAAGGACGGGCGCTGGCTCTTCCTCAACATGCTGCAGCCCGATCGCTTCTGGGCCGATCTCTGCCGCCACATCGACCGGCCCGACATGATCGCGGATCCCCGCTTCGAGAACGGCATGGCGCGCTTCCAGAACCGCGAGGAATGCGTGCGCGAGCTGGAGAAGACCTTCGCGTCGCGCACGCTCGACGACTGGCGCCGCAAGCTCGACGACGTCGAGGGCGTGTGGGCGCCGATGCAGACCGCCAAGGAAGTCGGGCAGGACGCGCAGGTGATCGCGAACGGCTACCTCTCCGAGGTCGACGTCGGCGACGGCACGAAGTTCACGCTCGTCGCGAGCCCCGTGCAATTCGACGAGACGACGCCGGCGCTGCGGCCAGGTCCCGACATGGGCCAGCACACCGAGGAGGTGCTCCTGGCACTCGGCTACTCGTGGGAGGATCTCGCCTCGCTCAAGGAGGCGGGCGCGATCTCGTAG
- a CDS encoding shikimate dehydrogenase translates to MDRTITGCTDLLVIIADPVSQARSPALVNAALATRERDAVMVPLRVKAGDLEPVLAGLRAIHTFRGALVSMPHKTVLVDLLDEVLREGRQVGACNVLRREPDGRLVGTMFDGEGFVGGLRAAGHHVGGKRVFLAGAGGAASGIAFAMGKHGAAALTIHNRTAAKATALAARVRAAWPALAVATGGPDPSDHDLVVNATSLGMQPGDALPLDVTRLTPGTVAAEVVIRPEPTPFLAEAAKRGCAVHHGEPMLAAQIDLAIDFMLPPA, encoded by the coding sequence ATGGACCGTACGATCACCGGCTGCACCGACCTCCTCGTCATCATCGCCGATCCGGTCTCGCAGGCGCGATCGCCGGCGCTCGTGAACGCGGCGCTCGCCACTCGCGAACGGGACGCCGTCATGGTGCCCCTGCGCGTGAAGGCGGGCGACTTGGAGCCGGTGCTGGCCGGCCTGCGCGCGATCCACACCTTCAGGGGCGCCCTCGTCAGCATGCCGCACAAGACCGTCCTCGTGGATCTGCTGGACGAGGTGCTGCGCGAGGGACGCCAGGTCGGCGCGTGCAACGTCTTGCGGCGCGAGCCGGACGGGCGGCTCGTCGGCACCATGTTCGACGGCGAGGGCTTCGTCGGCGGGCTGCGTGCGGCCGGCCACCACGTGGGAGGCAAGCGCGTCTTTCTCGCCGGCGCCGGCGGCGCGGCGTCGGGCATCGCGTTCGCCATGGGCAAGCACGGCGCCGCCGCGCTCACGATCCACAATCGCACCGCCGCGAAGGCGACCGCCCTCGCTGCGCGCGTGCGAGCGGCCTGGCCGGCGCTCGCCGTCGCCACGGGGGGCCCCGATCCGTCGGATCACGATCTCGTGGTGAATGCGACGTCGCTCGGCATGCAGCCGGGAGACGCCTTGCCGCTCGACGTGACGCGCCTCACGCCCGGCACGGTTGCGGCCGAGGTCGTGATCCGTCCGGAGCCGACGCCCTTTCTCGCCGAGGCCGCGAAGCGCGGGTGCGCCGTCCACCACGGCGAGCCGATGCTCGCGGCGCAGATCGACCTCGCGATCGACTTCATGCTGCCACCGGCGTGA